The following proteins come from a genomic window of Leptospira barantonii:
- the ahcY gene encoding adenosylhomocysteinase, translating to MSATTQEKGLSYKVKDLSQAEWGRQEIILAEKEMPGLMALRQEYKGKKPLAGARIAGSLHMTIQTAVLIETLTELGAEVRWSSCNIFSTQDHAAAAIAKAGIPVFAWKGESEEEYWWCIEQTIFFGDKGPNMILDDGGDLTAYVHEKYPQLLSEIRGISEETTTGVKSLYKLLKKGELKVPAFNVNDSVTKSKFDNLYGCRESLADGIKRATDVMLAGKVALVCGFGDVGKGSAASLRNFGARVIVTEIDPICALQASMEGYQVLRVEDIIEQVDIVVTATGNDDIITLEHMKAMKDGAILCNIGHFDTEIQMSRLNGEKGVTKKEIKPQVDKYTFPEGKSIIVLAEGRLVNLGCATGHPSFVMSCSFTNQVLAQIELYNTKYELGVYTLPKHLDEKVAALHLEQLGVRLTKLNQKQADYLGVPVTGPFKPENYRY from the coding sequence ATGTCCGCAACAACACAGGAAAAAGGCTTAAGCTATAAAGTAAAGGATCTCTCCCAAGCAGAGTGGGGAAGACAAGAGATCATTCTGGCTGAAAAAGAAATGCCGGGTCTTATGGCTTTGAGACAGGAATACAAAGGTAAAAAACCTTTAGCGGGAGCAAGAATCGCAGGATCTCTTCACATGACGATCCAAACTGCGGTTCTTATCGAAACCCTGACGGAATTGGGAGCGGAAGTTAGATGGTCTTCTTGCAATATCTTTTCGACTCAGGATCACGCGGCGGCGGCGATCGCTAAGGCTGGAATTCCGGTTTTCGCATGGAAAGGTGAAAGTGAAGAAGAATACTGGTGGTGTATCGAACAGACCATTTTCTTCGGAGACAAAGGACCGAACATGATCCTCGACGACGGAGGAGATCTTACCGCTTATGTTCACGAGAAATATCCTCAATTGTTAAGCGAAATCCGCGGTATCTCCGAAGAGACGACTACGGGCGTTAAGAGTCTTTATAAACTTCTCAAAAAGGGAGAATTGAAGGTTCCTGCTTTCAACGTAAACGACTCCGTAACGAAATCCAAATTCGACAACCTCTACGGTTGCCGTGAATCTCTCGCGGACGGAATCAAAAGAGCGACCGATGTTATGCTCGCCGGTAAAGTGGCTCTCGTTTGCGGTTTCGGAGACGTAGGTAAGGGTTCCGCGGCTTCTCTTAGAAACTTCGGCGCAAGAGTGATCGTAACCGAAATCGATCCGATCTGCGCTCTTCAAGCTTCTATGGAAGGTTATCAAGTTCTTCGTGTGGAAGACATCATCGAACAAGTCGACATCGTAGTAACCGCAACCGGTAACGACGACATCATCACTCTCGAACACATGAAAGCGATGAAAGACGGAGCGATTCTTTGTAACATCGGACACTTCGATACGGAAATTCAAATGTCCAGATTGAACGGCGAAAAGGGCGTAACCAAAAAAGAAATCAAACCTCAAGTAGACAAATACACTTTCCCAGAAGGTAAATCCATTATCGTTCTTGCGGAAGGTCGTCTTGTAAACCTGGGTTGCGCTACAGGCCACCCTTCTTTCGTAATGTCTTGTTCTTTCACCAATCAGGTATTGGCTCAGATCGAACTTTACAACACGAAATACGAGTTGGGAGTTTACACTCTTCCGAAACATTTGGATGAGAAAGTTGCGGCTCTTCACCTCGAGCAGTTGGGAGTTCGTTTAACAAAACTGAACCAAAAACAAGCGGACTATTTGGGAGTTCCGGTAACCGGACCTTTCAAACCGGAAAATTACAGATATTGA
- a CDS encoding ArsR/SmtB family transcription factor, protein METLEAKIYSGVGPKQILSALKALSDETRIRILHILSLSPLNVQEITEVLRMGQSRVSRHLKILTDAGFLIPEREGSWVYYRIPEEKKDPDFSSEVTDLLLAYKEDLPFRTEDQTQISEILSRRDQKNTFYFNNVAQDWESIQKDVLDPAIYRKKILSYLPDSSSVIYDLGCGPGGLIPYLLTKSDQVIGVDSSPKMVEEAQVAFAGNAHVSLIHSPLEDVASSATIEADAVVASMVLHHLSNPPAVIREIYKILKPGGTFCLVDLKKHNQEFMRDNFSDLWLGFDYLLLQDWLELSGFRVSAHEEFDTGNVFKILIIQATKKED, encoded by the coding sequence ATGGAAACCTTAGAGGCAAAGATTTATTCGGGCGTTGGTCCGAAACAGATTCTTTCGGCCCTCAAAGCGCTTTCCGACGAAACGAGAATCCGAATTCTCCACATTCTATCCTTATCCCCGTTGAACGTACAAGAAATTACGGAAGTTTTGAGAATGGGCCAGTCCCGAGTTTCCCGACATCTCAAAATCTTAACCGACGCGGGATTTTTGATCCCGGAACGGGAAGGGTCCTGGGTATATTACCGAATTCCGGAGGAAAAGAAGGATCCGGATTTTTCTTCCGAGGTTACGGATCTTCTTTTGGCTTATAAAGAGGATCTACCGTTTAGAACCGAGGATCAAACTCAGATTTCGGAAATTCTTTCCAGAAGAGATCAGAAAAACACATTCTATTTTAATAATGTAGCTCAGGATTGGGAATCGATTCAAAAGGACGTTTTGGATCCCGCGATCTATCGTAAGAAAATTCTTTCTTATTTGCCGGATTCTTCTTCGGTGATATACGACTTGGGTTGCGGACCCGGCGGTTTGATTCCTTATCTATTGACCAAGTCCGATCAGGTGATCGGCGTGGATTCTTCCCCGAAAATGGTGGAAGAGGCGCAAGTTGCGTTCGCGGGAAACGCACACGTTTCTTTGATCCATTCTCCCTTGGAAGATGTGGCTTCCTCTGCGACGATCGAAGCGGATGCAGTGGTGGCGTCTATGGTGCTCCATCACCTTTCCAATCCTCCCGCGGTCATTCGCGAAATTTATAAAATTCTAAAGCCCGGCGGGACCTTCTGTCTTGTGGATTTGAAAAAACACAACCAGGAGTTTATGAGGGATAACTTTTCCGATCTTTGGTTGGGATTCGACTATTTGCTTTTACAGGATTGGCTGGAACTTTCCGGTTTTAGAGTCAGCGCCCACGAGGAATTCGATACGGGCAACGTTTTCAAAATTTTGATCATTCAAGCAACGAAAAAGGAGGACTAG
- a CDS encoding indolepyruvate ferredoxin oxidoreductase subunit alpha: protein MAYVVTEPCRHCKYTYCAAVCPVEAFREGTDCLYIDPEVCIDCNKCRPECPVEAIYPDYEVPSIWRHWTGENARKSKHSPLILDVKVPLKKEGCVDPNF, encoded by the coding sequence ATGGCTTACGTTGTAACGGAACCTTGCAGGCATTGTAAATACACTTACTGTGCCGCGGTTTGTCCGGTCGAAGCCTTCCGAGAAGGAACCGATTGTCTTTATATCGATCCCGAGGTTTGTATCGATTGTAACAAGTGCAGACCCGAATGTCCGGTCGAAGCGATTTACCCCGATTACGAGGTTCCTTCGATCTGGCGTCATTGGACGGGAGAGAATGCTCGGAAATCGAAACATTCTCCTTTAATTTTGGACGTAAAGGTCCCCTTAAAAAAAGAGGGATGTGTTGATCCAAATTTTTGA
- a CDS encoding TetR/AcrR family transcriptional regulator, giving the protein MKISQKESELKRKTILEAGIRLVRLYGPDGIGIQEIADESKIPKGSFYNYFTSKDQFLLEALEEYTNNAILWNEQTIEKGGRGLSALTYLYEQKILLETELLQDGFSCLINVLAQHSSSKRMELRNRLKDSLDRISNEILNSLQVNQNEKDKQKNSDIGANENVLHRIQFLESSWRGAMLLARATGETSYLERFRSETRFLER; this is encoded by the coding sequence ATGAAAATTTCTCAAAAAGAATCAGAACTCAAAAGAAAGACGATTCTCGAGGCCGGAATCCGACTCGTTCGACTGTACGGTCCCGACGGAATCGGGATCCAAGAAATCGCTGACGAATCCAAGATCCCCAAAGGTTCTTTTTACAACTACTTTACTTCCAAAGATCAGTTCTTACTCGAAGCCTTGGAAGAATACACGAACAACGCGATCCTTTGGAACGAACAAACGATCGAAAAGGGAGGAAGAGGATTGTCTGCCCTAACCTATCTTTACGAACAGAAAATTCTTTTGGAAACGGAACTCCTACAAGACGGATTTTCCTGTTTGATCAACGTCTTGGCTCAACATTCTTCCTCGAAACGAATGGAACTCCGAAATCGATTGAAGGATTCTTTGGATCGGATCTCGAATGAAATTCTAAATTCTCTTCAAGTAAATCAAAACGAGAAAGACAAACAGAAGAACAGCGACATCGGAGCAAACGAAAACGTTCTCCATCGCATTCAATTTTTGGAATCTTCTTGGAGAGGGGCAATGTTACTCGCGAGAGCGACGGGAGAAACATCCTACCTGGAACGATTCCGTTCCGAAACGCGATTTTTAGAGAGGTAA
- the metH gene encoding methionine synthase, whose protein sequence is MTYKVQNYTNPAAKEILSLLEKQILVIDGAMGTMIQRFSLQEEDFRGEILKNHAHPLKGNNELLCLTRPDVIEAIHVKFLEAGANILETNTFSSNQISQGDYKTEFLVADLNKAAVVCARNAIEKFKKTNPNQPCFLAGAIGPTTKTATLSPDVNNPAFRAVTFDDLVATFYEQTRALVEAGVDLLLPETNIDTLNLKAAIFAIEQVFEDLQVRIPVCLSVTITDASGRTLSGQTVEAFYNSIAHCNPLSVGINCALGADEMRPYIEDLARVSSCHISCYPNAGLPNAFGGYDQTPEEFGKYIQEFASSGWLNIAGGCCGTTPEHIAEAAKSVRGKKPRILPRIEELTRLSGLEPLNVTPDKGFLLVGERTNVTGSPKFKKLIIEGNFEEAVSVALQQVEAGANIIDINFDEALLDGEASMRHFLNLIAGEPDIAKVPFMIDSSKWSVLEEGLKCIQGKPIVNSISLKEGEEKFLEYAKKIQRYGASAIVMAFDEQGQAATKDEKVRICKRAYDLLVTKANFSPSDIIFDPNILTVATGIEEHNNYAMDFIEAIREIKKICPGAKISGGLSNVSFSFRGNNPVREAMHSVFLYYAIQAGMDMAIVNAGMLAVYEEIPKDLLEYVEDVILNRRPDATERLVEFAENIKAGGGDKAEKKEEAWREGTSVEERLSHALVKGIVEYIDQDTEEARLKYGRPLTVIEGPLMDGMKIVGELFGAGKMFLPQVVKSARVMKKSVAYLLPFMEDEKNQSEEKAARPKFLIATVKGDVHDIGKNIVGVVLACNNYEVIDLGVMVPSDKILEEAKKHNASIIGLSGLITPSLDEMVHVASEMKRTGFKIPLLIGGATTSSAHTAVKVAPAYDQPVVHVVDASRVVNVVNQLLHPDLKEAYSQKIIEDQKAARENYFNTRAERKLITLEQARENREEIDWATTQIDKPSFTGVRVFDEEVSLETLIPFIDWTPFFTAWELKGRYPAILESETTGKQARELFADAQKLMKTIVDGKLFRTKGVIGIFPANSVGDDIEVYEDEKRSKLLTVFHTLRQQIQKEDETEPNYCLADYVAPKESERIDYIGGFAVTAGHGVEEFAKEFENNQDDYNSIMAKALGDRFAEAFAEYMHYKVRKEYWGYDKDENLSPEDLIRERYRGIRPAAGYPASPDHTEKRVLFDLLQAEKNTGITLTEHFAMWPASSVSGLYFAHPQSKYFAVAKINRDQIEEYATRKGMSIEAVERWLAPNLAYDPLAVSVAR, encoded by the coding sequence ATGACTTATAAAGTTCAGAACTATACGAATCCCGCCGCTAAGGAAATCCTTTCGCTCCTCGAAAAACAAATTTTGGTCATCGACGGCGCGATGGGAACGATGATCCAAAGATTCTCCCTGCAAGAAGAAGATTTCAGGGGAGAAATTCTCAAGAACCACGCTCATCCGTTGAAAGGAAACAACGAACTTCTCTGTTTGACGAGACCGGACGTGATCGAAGCGATCCACGTGAAGTTCCTCGAAGCGGGCGCGAACATTCTCGAAACGAACACGTTCAGTTCGAATCAAATTTCGCAAGGGGATTATAAAACCGAATTTTTAGTAGCCGATCTGAATAAGGCCGCGGTCGTATGCGCGCGTAACGCGATCGAAAAATTCAAAAAAACGAATCCGAATCAGCCTTGTTTTTTGGCGGGAGCGATCGGACCTACCACAAAAACCGCGACACTTTCTCCGGACGTAAACAATCCGGCGTTTCGCGCAGTCACCTTCGACGACTTAGTCGCGACGTTTTACGAACAGACGCGCGCTCTTGTGGAAGCGGGAGTGGATCTTCTTCTTCCCGAAACGAACATCGATACTCTCAACTTAAAAGCGGCGATTTTTGCGATCGAACAAGTATTCGAAGATTTGCAAGTAAGAATTCCGGTTTGTCTTTCCGTGACGATCACCGACGCATCGGGAAGAACACTTTCCGGACAAACCGTGGAAGCTTTTTACAATTCCATCGCACATTGTAATCCTCTTTCCGTGGGAATCAACTGCGCGTTGGGCGCCGACGAAATGCGTCCTTATATCGAGGATCTTGCGAGAGTTTCCTCCTGTCATATCAGTTGTTATCCGAACGCCGGGCTTCCGAACGCATTCGGCGGATACGATCAAACCCCGGAAGAATTCGGAAAGTATATTCAAGAATTTGCAAGTTCCGGTTGGTTGAACATCGCGGGCGGTTGTTGCGGAACCACACCCGAACATATCGCGGAAGCCGCGAAATCCGTACGCGGTAAAAAACCGAGAATTCTTCCTCGTATCGAAGAACTTACGCGTCTTTCCGGATTGGAACCTTTGAACGTTACTCCCGATAAGGGATTCTTGCTCGTGGGAGAAAGAACCAACGTAACCGGATCGCCTAAGTTTAAGAAACTCATCATCGAAGGGAATTTCGAAGAAGCCGTTTCCGTGGCATTACAACAGGTGGAAGCGGGCGCGAACATCATCGATATCAACTTCGACGAAGCGTTGTTAGACGGAGAAGCCTCGATGAGACATTTTTTAAATCTCATCGCCGGCGAACCGGATATCGCAAAGGTTCCGTTTATGATCGATTCTTCCAAGTGGAGCGTTTTGGAAGAAGGTCTGAAATGTATCCAAGGAAAACCGATCGTAAACTCCATCTCCTTAAAGGAAGGAGAGGAAAAATTTCTGGAATACGCGAAGAAGATTCAAAGATACGGAGCTTCCGCGATCGTAATGGCCTTCGACGAACAAGGACAGGCGGCGACCAAAGACGAAAAGGTTCGAATCTGTAAAAGGGCGTATGACCTTCTTGTAACAAAGGCGAACTTCAGTCCTTCCGATATCATATTCGATCCGAACATTCTCACGGTTGCGACGGGTATCGAAGAACATAACAATTACGCGATGGACTTCATCGAAGCCATTCGTGAAATCAAAAAGATCTGCCCGGGTGCGAAAATTTCCGGCGGTTTGTCGAACGTATCCTTTTCTTTCAGAGGAAACAATCCCGTAAGAGAAGCGATGCACTCAGTCTTTTTGTATTACGCGATCCAAGCCGGAATGGATATGGCGATCGTAAACGCGGGAATGCTCGCCGTATACGAAGAGATTCCGAAAGATCTATTAGAATATGTTGAAGATGTAATATTAAACAGAAGGCCGGACGCGACAGAACGTCTTGTCGAGTTTGCGGAAAACATCAAAGCTGGCGGCGGGGATAAGGCTGAGAAAAAAGAAGAAGCCTGGAGAGAAGGAACCTCCGTCGAGGAAAGACTTTCTCACGCTCTCGTCAAAGGAATCGTGGAATACATCGATCAGGATACGGAAGAAGCGCGTCTTAAATACGGACGTCCGTTAACCGTCATCGAAGGGCCGCTGATGGACGGAATGAAAATCGTCGGCGAGTTGTTCGGAGCCGGTAAAATGTTTCTTCCTCAGGTCGTCAAAAGCGCTCGGGTGATGAAAAAATCCGTGGCTTATCTTTTGCCGTTTATGGAAGACGAAAAAAATCAATCCGAAGAAAAGGCCGCGCGTCCTAAGTTTTTGATCGCAACGGTTAAGGGAGACGTTCACGATATCGGAAAGAATATCGTAGGAGTTGTTCTTGCTTGTAACAACTACGAGGTCATCGATTTGGGAGTGATGGTTCCTTCGGATAAGATTCTCGAGGAAGCAAAGAAACATAACGCAAGCATCATCGGACTTTCGGGATTGATCACACCTTCGCTTGACGAAATGGTGCACGTTGCTTCCGAAATGAAACGAACCGGTTTTAAAATTCCTTTGTTGATCGGAGGCGCGACTACAAGTTCAGCGCATACCGCCGTTAAGGTCGCACCCGCATACGATCAACCGGTCGTTCACGTAGTCGACGCATCCCGTGTTGTGAACGTAGTCAATCAACTGCTTCATCCGGATTTAAAGGAAGCGTATTCTCAAAAAATTATAGAGGATCAAAAGGCCGCTCGTGAGAATTATTTCAACACAAGAGCCGAAAGAAAACTGATCACCTTGGAACAGGCAAGGGAGAATCGCGAAGAAATCGATTGGGCGACGACGCAGATCGACAAACCTTCGTTTACCGGAGTTCGCGTTTTCGACGAGGAAGTTTCTTTGGAGACGCTCATTCCTTTTATCGATTGGACCCCGTTCTTCACCGCATGGGAACTCAAAGGAAGATATCCCGCAATCTTAGAAAGTGAAACCACCGGAAAACAAGCGAGAGAACTTTTCGCGGACGCACAAAAACTGATGAAGACCATCGTAGATGGAAAACTTTTCAGAACCAAGGGTGTGATCGGAATTTTTCCCGCGAACTCGGTCGGAGACGACATCGAAGTTTACGAAGACGAAAAACGTTCCAAACTTCTTACCGTATTTCATACCTTACGTCAGCAGATTCAAAAAGAAGACGAGACGGAACCTAACTACTGTTTGGCGGACTACGTCGCGCCGAAAGAATCCGAAAGAATCGACTATATCGGAGGATTTGCGGTCACTGCGGGACACGGAGTGGAGGAATTCGCGAAAGAATTCGAAAACAATCAGGACGATTACAACTCCATCATGGCGAAAGCGTTAGGCGATCGTTTCGCGGAAGCCTTTGCGGAATACATGCACTACAAAGTTCGGAAAGAATATTGGGGATACGATAAGGACGAAAATCTTTCACCGGAAGATCTGATCCGTGAAAGATACAGAGGGATTCGTCCGGCCGCGGGT